From Quercus robur chromosome 8, dhQueRobu3.1, whole genome shotgun sequence:
CTTTGTGGTTTCTTCTCAAAGGAAGGTACCGATTTTACTTCCGTTGAAACCTCACTTTTTCGTACTGTTTTTACTGAGTATCTTTTAAATGTGGAAGCTCCTAATTATCCAAAAGGGTGCTGGGAAGCTGACCCTAATGAGCTTCCCCAGCAACCATGAGGATCTTGAGTTGGAATTGCAGAGGTTTGGGCAAGTCCTCTGCAATTCTTCAATGCCAAAAACTAGCCCAAGTATATAAACCTGACATCTTATTCCTTATGGAAACAAAATTAGTAGAAGGCAAAGGCAAAGATGTGTGGCTTAGATGTGGTTTCTCTGATGGATGGGAAGTTCTTAGAGTGGGCCTTAGTGGGGGTTTGATTTTAGCTTGGATGACCAGACATAGTCTTCAAATCAATTTTGTTTCAAATCATCTGATTCATATTGATCTTTTGGATAATAAGGGTAACCCTGTATCCATTACTTTTGTCTATGGACACCCTGATCATGCTCGAAGGGAGGAGGTTTGGCAGTAACTCTCTTCTCTTAAAGCTTATGCCTAACCCAACTGGCTCTGTATTGGGGATTTCAATCAGGTTTTAAacaaggaggaaaatttttcattcactCAAGGTAGTATTGTTGGTGTAGAGTTGTTTCAACAAGTTATCTCAAATCTTCAATTGTGTGATCTGGCTGCTTCTAGTCAAAAATACACTTGGACAAATAACAGAGAAGAGAATGAGTTTGTGATGGAAAGACTTGATAAAGCTTTTGCCACTGTGGAGTGGGTCAATATGTACCCTCTTTATTCCCTTAGAAATCTTCCAATAATTAGATCGGATCATGGCCCAattcttttggattttgaacACCAAACCCCCTTTAGAGCTAGACCTTTTAGATTTGAACTTATGTGGACTACTCATCCCAATTGCAAGAGCATGATCCAACAAGCCTGGGCTGTTAATTCTACAGGATCTAAAGCTGCTCAATTAAGGTGTAAACTCTTAAATGTCAAAAGAACAGTAGTTGAATGGAATAAATCTGTGTTTGGGAAGGTAGAGAGGGAAATTAAGATAAAGCAGGCTCAATTGCAACAAGTTCAAAACTCCTTATGCTCTATTGAGGATGCTAGGAAGGAAAGGTTTATCAGAAGTGAACTGGAAGACCTTATGAATAGGGAAGAGCTGAAGTGGGCTCAAAAGGCTAGAATTAAATGGATCTTGCAAGGTGATAGGAATACCAAGTACTTTCAGACTGTTGTAAAACAAAGAAGAGCTAAAAATAGGATTTTACAAATCAAAGATTCTGCAGGGAACATAACAGATAATTTGATGGAAATTGAGAGTATTTTAGTTAGACACTTTAAAAGTTGTTTTGACAATACAAATCAGTCCAACTTTCTTAGTATTGTGCAGGATTTGCAGTCCTTGTCTATCCCTTCTCTGTCTAACCAGCATAGAAGCCTTCTCAATTCACCACTGACTCCTTCTGAGATTGAGGACACTGTCTTCCAACTTGGTCCGCACAAAGCACCTGGTCCAGATGGTCTTCCtgcttttttctttcaagaatATTGGAATATTGTTAAGTGGGATATCATTAACACTGTCCAAGCTTTCTTTCATTCAGGATCTCTCTTTAAACCTCTTAATCATACCTTTATTACCCTCATTCCCAAGGTCCCATTCCCTGATGAAGTCTCTCACTTTAGGCCtattagtctttgtaatgttatttacaAAGTCATATCCAAGATCCTAGTGAATAGACTCAAACCATTTATGGACAGCCTCATAACACCCTATCAAAATGCTTTCATTAAAGGACAAAACATTACTGATAATATTCTCATTGCTCATGAGATACTTGATGCTCTCAGGAAGAAAAGCAAGCTTTGGAGTCCTTAAAAttgatatgagtaaggcctaTGATAGGGTTGATTGGACATTTCTTAAGGCTGTTCTAACTGTTATGAAATTTGAGACTAGATGGATTCAGTGGATAATGGAATGTGTGACATCTGTGAATTATACTTTGCTTGTCAATGGGACTTTGACATCTTCTTTCAAGCCTTCCCAAGGTTTAAGATAGGGGGAccctctctctccttatttattcctattttgtGCTAACATCCTCTCTATTGCCTTACTGCAAGCCGAAAGACATAAACAATTACAAGGTGTGAAAATTGATAGGAACGATCTCTCTTTTACTCATCTTCTTTTTGCGGAtgattctcttcttttcttcaaaaatgaTAATAGGTCAGTTACTAAATTGCGTGCCATTTTGGATTGGTATTGTTCTATATCtggttaaaaaattaatttggctAA
This genomic window contains:
- the LOC126695860 gene encoding uncharacterized protein LOC126695860, whose protein sequence is MRILSWNCRGLGKSSAILQCQKLAQVYKPDILFLMETKLVEGKGKDVWLRCGFSDGWEVLRVGLSGGLILAWMTRHSLQINFVSNHLIHIDLLDNKGNPVSITFVYGHPDHARREEVLNKEENFSFTQGSIVGVELFQQVISNLQLCDLAASSQKYTWTNNREENEFVMERLDKAFATVEWVNMYPLYSLRNLPIIRSDHGPILLDFEHQTPFRARPFRFELMWTTHPNCKSMIQQAWAVNSTGSKAAQLRCKLLNVKRTVVEWNKSVFGKVEREIKIKQAQLQQVQNSLCSIEDARKERFIRSELEDLMNREELKWAQKARIKWILQGDRNTKYFQTVVKQRRAKNRILQIKDSAGNITDNLMEIESILVRHFKSCFDNTNQSNFLSIVQDLQSLSIPSLSNQHRSLLNSPLTPSEIEDTVFQLGPHKAPGPDGLPAFFFQEYWNIVKWDIINTVQAFFHSGSLFKPLNHTFITLIPKVPFPDEVSHFRPISLCNVIYKVISKILVNRLKPFMDSLITPYQNAFIKGQNITDNILIAHEILDALRKKSKLWSP